Proteins co-encoded in one Leptodactylus fuscus isolate aLepFus1 chromosome 4, aLepFus1.hap2, whole genome shotgun sequence genomic window:
- the LOC142201341 gene encoding proto-oncogene Mas-like, which yields MKILSVIRLQDQDFNDTQEQERTLTDPFELHFIITACCIFVVCLFGMLGNGIAFWFLSFRIPRNKFTVYIIHLFIADFMYLSFNAALMVLEIDQLMDLHPNFPGMTSVILALELFYDAAYQAGMFFLLAISIERCLSVFYPIWYRCCRPKHLSLIICLIIWFIACLESCLDNLICSQEAFSAGSAKCTGVQFMTFTLSIVISLPLMLISSIILLMKVQNNSKRCRPPKLYITIIISVFVFLVACVPVKFMWLLLYLKSLPNGFQFAHFFFASILCTVFSSSINPYIYFMIGRHKKQKFRVSIHAALHQVFHVEEDETEKTFGNCSGISHIS from the coding sequence ATGAAAATTCTGTCAGTAATCAGACTACAAGATCAAGATTTCAATGATACACAGGAACAGGAAAGAACCCTCACAGACCCTTTCGAACTCCATTTCATAATCACAGCCTGTTGTATTTTTGTTGTCTGCTTGTTTGGAATGTTAGGAAATGGAATTGCCTTCTGGTTCTTATCTTTTAGAATTCCAAGAAacaaatttacagtatatataatccATCTGTTCATTGCTGACTTTATGTACCTCTCTTTTAATGCTGCTCTCATGGTCCTAGAGATTGATCAGCTAATGGATTTGCATCCTAACTTTCCTGGAATGACAAGTGTTATTCTTGCTTTAGAGCTATTCTATGACGCTGCCTATCAGGCGGGCATGTTCTTTCTTCTCGCCATTAGTATTGAAAGATGTCTTTCTGTTTTTTATCCTATTTGGTACCGTTGCTGTCGCCCAAAACACCTGTCATTAATTATTTGTTTGATCATTTGGTTCATTGCCTGCCTTGAAAGTTGTCTTGATAACCTTATCTGCTCACAAGAGGCTTTCTCAGCTGGATCGGCAAAATGTACAGGGGTTCAGTTTATGACATTCACTTTATCAATTGTTATTTCTTTGCCCCTGATGCTGATATCCAGCATAATCTTACTCATGAAGGTACAAAATAACTCTAAAAGATGTAGGCCTCCGAAGCTTTACATCACTATCATTATTTCTGTATTTGTTTTTCTTGTAGCTTGTGTTCCAGTCAAATTCATGTGGCTTTTATTGTATCTGAAATCTTTACCCAATGGCTTTCAATTTGCACATTTCTTCTTTGCTAGCATCCTATGTACTGTATTTAGTAGCAGTATTAACCCATATATTTACTTCATGATTGGAAGACATAAAAAGCAAAAGTTTAGAGTGTCAATTCATGCTGCTCTGCACCAGGTTTTTCATGTTGAGGAAGATGAGACTGAAAAAACATTTGGAAACTGTTCAGGTATCAGCCACATTAGCTAA